A stretch of Physeter macrocephalus isolate SW-GA chromosome 1, ASM283717v5, whole genome shotgun sequence DNA encodes these proteins:
- the SH3BP5 gene encoding SH3 domain-binding protein 5 isoform X3: protein MLNHATQRVMEAEQTKTRSELVHKETAARYNAAMGRMRQLEKKLKRAINKSKPYFELKAKYYMQLEQLKKMVDELQAKLALAKGEYKTALRNLETISDEIHERRRSSAMGPRGCGVGAEGGSPAAEDLSGRKPEPDAVSVASEAFEDDNGSTFVSEDDSETQSVSSFSSGPTSPLEMPEQFPAAVRPGSLDLPSPMSLSEFGMMFPVLGPRSECSGASSPECEVERGDRAEGAENKASDRASNHRGLGSSSGDSGESPSSTSPEGQALEDRMRQLSLQGSKGRDRVIADINVVQIG from the exons GTCATGGAGGCGGAGCAGACCAAGACCAGGAGCGAGCTGGTGCACAAGGAGACGGCGGCCAGGTACAATGCGGCCATGGGCCGCATGCGACAGCTGGAGAAGAAACTCAAGCGAGCCATCAACAAGTCCAA GCCTTACTTTGAACTCAAGGCGAAGTACTACATGCAGCTTGAG CAGCTGAAGAAGATGGTGGACGAACTGCAGGCCAAGCTGGCCCTGGCGAAGGGCGAGTACAAGACGGCCCTGAGGAACCTGGAGACGATTTCGGACGAGATCCACGAGCGGCGGCGCTCCAGCGCCATGGGGCCCCGTGGGTGCGGTGTCGGGGCCGAGGGTGGCAGCCCGGCTGCCGAGGACCTGTCGGGGCGCAAGCCCGAGCCTGACGCTGTTTCTG TGGCCTCCGAGGCCTTCGAAGATGACAACGGCAGCACCTTTGTGTCTGAAGATGATTCGGAGACCCAGTCCGTGTCCAGCTTCAGCTCGGGACCCACGAGCCCGTTGGAGATGCCCGAGCAGTTCCCCGCAGCCGTGAGGCCCGGCAGCCTGGACCTGCCCAGCCCCATGTCCCTGTCGGAATTTGGGATGATGTTCCCGGTGCTGGGCCCCCGCAGTGAGTGCAGCGGGGCCTCCTCCCCTGAGTGCGAGGTGGAGCGAG GAGACAGGGCGGAAGGGGCAGAGAATAAAGCAAGTGACAGAGCCAGCAACCATCGGGGTCTCGGCAGCAGCAGCGGTGACAGTGGCGAGAGCCCGAGCAGCACGTCCCCCGAGGGCCAGGCCTTGGAGGACAGGATGCGGCAGCTGTCCCTGCAGGGCTCGAAGGGCAGGGACAGGGTCATCGCAGACATAAACGTGGTGCAGATCGGCTGA